A window of Rhododendron vialii isolate Sample 1 chromosome 13a, ASM3025357v1 contains these coding sequences:
- the LOC131312680 gene encoding wound-induced basic protein, which produces MIYDVNSPLFRSFLSQKGGSSDKRKNEEQKPKEQRPKASENKPVMNE; this is translated from the exons ATGATCTACGACGTGAATTCACCCCTCTTCAGATCCTTCCTTAGCCAGAAGGGAGGTTCTTCTGACAAGAG gaaaaatgAGGAGCAGAAACCAAAGGAACAGAGGCCAAAAGCTAGTGAAAATAAGCCTGTTATGAACGAGTGA